In the Mauremys mutica isolate MM-2020 ecotype Southern chromosome 13, ASM2049712v1, whole genome shotgun sequence genome, one interval contains:
- the LOC123347320 gene encoding olfactory receptor 14A16-like — MAYDRYVAICQPLHYESVMNRRACVQMAASAWIGGILYAALHTGNTFAVTFCAGNIVDQFFCEIPQLLKLSCSDLYLGEIGALIFSACIALSCFVFIIVSYVQIFNTVLRIPSEQSRHKAFSTCLPHLTVVSLFVFTGIFAYLKPTSSSASGLDLVMAVLYSVVPPMMNPVIYSMRNKEIKSSLRRLTVGKLFT, encoded by the coding sequence ATGGCATACGACCGATAcgtcgccatctgccaaccactgcactatgagagcgtgatgaacaggagagcttgtgtccaaatggcagccagtgcctggatcgGTGGAATTCTTTACGCTGCACTGCACACCGGGAACACATTTGCAGTAACTTTCTGTGCAGGCAACATagtggatcagttcttctgtgaaatcccccagctcctcaaACTTTCCTGCTCTGACTTGTATCTCGGTGAAATTGGGGCTCTCATCTTTAGTGCATGCATAGCCttaagttgttttgtttttataattgtgtcgtatgttcagatcttcaacacagtgctgagaatcccctctgagcagagccggcataaagccttctccacctgccttcctCATCTCACTGTGGTCTCCTTGTTTGTTTTCACTGGCatctttgcctacctgaaacccacctccagctcagcatCAGGTCTGGATCTTGTAAtggctgttctctattctgtGGTACCTCCTATGATGAATCCggtcatctacagcatgaggaacaaggagatcaaatCTTCATTGAGGAGACTGACTGTGGGCAAGTTATTCACATAG